In one window of Thermoanaerobacterales bacterium DNA:
- a CDS encoding inorganic phosphate transporter, producing the protein METAYLVGMIIAGLFFGWTIGSHYTGAVMGTAFGAKLITARNATLLIAFSVILGATLESHNVVKTIGTGIIEAKDMTVFSAMIMMLTAALVTAANTWLKLPVSTSQLAVFSVVGAGLAMQVKVSWETTILALAITWVGTPILGVILGFILTKMMDRLNALKASEVAAVYQTSNGTTMVDKSGSDKTSEKRQRYWGYFLILVCCYAAYTLGCNNTGNAVGVFFGTGAFKSEMMAGFVGGIVIAIGALTWGRPLLEKVGLHIVSLDLNSAIGAQLAQGITAHVAAFLGYPTSMNQAMIGGIAGAGLARGIKAIDLKAIKEIVISWFLTPVVGGIVAFCLYSLLSWLLGVK; encoded by the coding sequence ATGGAGACTGCATACCTGGTCGGAATGATCATCGCCGGGCTTTTTTTCGGCTGGACAATCGGTTCCCATTATACCGGGGCGGTTATGGGCACAGCATTCGGGGCGAAACTGATCACCGCAAGAAACGCCACCCTTCTCATTGCCTTTTCCGTAATTCTGGGGGCCACACTGGAAAGTCACAACGTTGTCAAGACTATAGGTACTGGCATCATTGAAGCCAAGGATATGACGGTCTTCAGCGCCATGATCATGATGCTTACCGCTGCGCTGGTTACCGCCGCCAATACCTGGCTCAAGCTACCGGTTTCCACTTCTCAGTTGGCCGTTTTTTCCGTCGTTGGCGCTGGCCTGGCAATGCAGGTCAAGGTATCCTGGGAAACCACCATTTTAGCCCTGGCCATCACCTGGGTAGGAACCCCGATCCTTGGGGTCATCCTCGGCTTCATCTTAACCAAAATGATGGATAGACTTAATGCGCTTAAGGCGTCTGAAGTTGCAGCAGTATATCAAACCAGCAACGGGACCACAATGGTCGATAAGTCCGGTTCAGACAAAACTAGTGAAAAGAGACAGAGATATTGGGGTTATTTCTTAATCCTTGTATGCTGCTATGCCGCCTACACTTTGGGGTGCAACAACACGGGCAACGCCGTGGGAGTCTTCTTTGGCACGGGAGCATTCAAGTCCGAAATGATGGCGGGTTTCGTTGGCGGAATTGTCATAGCCATTGGCGCCCTTACGTGGGGGCGACCCCTTTTAGAGAAAGTCGGCCTCCACATTGTCTCTCTGGACCTCAACAGCGCCATAGGCGCCCAATTGGCCCAGGGAATTACCGCCCACGTCGCGGCTTTTCTCGGCTATCCCACCTCCATGAACCAGGCGATGATAGGGGGCATAGCAGGCGCCGGACTGGCCCGGGGTATCAAGGCTATCGATCTAAAAGCAATTAAAGAGATTGTCATTTCCTGGTTCCTTACGCCTGTTGTTGGTGGTATCGTGGCTTTTTGTTTATATTCCCTGCTGAGCTGGCTGCTGGGGGTAAAATAA
- a CDS encoding cation:proton antiporter codes for MNEWLTASVWIGLALAAGLVSVRLGISVALTEIMFGVIGGNFLHLEVVPWVQMLAGFGSVFLTFLAGAEVDPVVLRDKFKESVSIGTASFLFPFAGAFAYAYWVAGWTMDASLIAGIALSTTSVAVVYAVMVETGLNETELGKIILAACFVTDLGTVLALGVFFANFNVWLGVFIGVSAVVLAATPKLTRWFTGRYGNRVSQMEAKYFFFLLFLLGGLALKANSEPVLPAYLIGLAAAGFFMEQKEFLSRLRAIAFAVLTPFYFLKAGLFVSLPAVVSGLLLITILLGVKMVTKFFGVWPLTRAFWFTPRDGMYTTLLMSTGLTFGTISSLFGLSHGIINQSQYTVLVTVVIGSAVVPTLIAQAFFRPQPESEEENGSRTVTRTSAEPLQKIAEGE; via the coding sequence ATGAACGAGTGGTTGACGGCCTCGGTCTGGATCGGCCTGGCCCTGGCGGCCGGCCTGGTCTCGGTGCGCCTGGGGATCTCCGTGGCACTTACCGAGATCATGTTCGGGGTTATCGGGGGCAACTTCCTGCACCTGGAGGTCGTGCCCTGGGTGCAGATGCTGGCCGGGTTCGGCAGCGTCTTCCTGACCTTCCTGGCCGGCGCGGAGGTCGACCCGGTCGTGCTGCGCGACAAATTCAAGGAGAGCGTGTCTATCGGCACGGCGTCCTTCCTCTTCCCGTTCGCCGGTGCCTTCGCCTACGCCTACTGGGTGGCCGGCTGGACGATGGACGCCTCGCTGATCGCCGGCATCGCCCTTTCCACGACTTCGGTGGCCGTGGTCTACGCGGTGATGGTCGAGACCGGCCTGAACGAAACGGAACTGGGGAAGATCATCCTGGCGGCCTGCTTCGTGACCGACCTGGGGACCGTCCTGGCCCTCGGCGTCTTCTTCGCCAACTTCAACGTCTGGCTGGGGGTTTTCATCGGCGTGTCGGCCGTCGTCCTGGCGGCGACCCCGAAGCTGACCCGCTGGTTCACCGGGCGCTACGGGAACCGGGTCAGCCAGATGGAGGCGAAGTACTTTTTCTTCCTGCTGTTCCTGCTCGGCGGGCTGGCCCTGAAGGCCAACAGCGAGCCGGTCCTGCCGGCCTACCTGATCGGGCTGGCGGCGGCGGGGTTTTTCATGGAGCAGAAGGAGTTTCTCTCCCGGCTGCGGGCGATCGCCTTCGCCGTGCTCACGCCCTTCTACTTCCTGAAGGCCGGGCTCTTCGTCTCCCTGCCGGCGGTGGTCTCCGGCCTGCTTCTTATTACGATCCTCCTGGGGGTCAAAATGGTGACCAAGTTCTTCGGCGTCTGGCCGCTGACCCGGGCTTTCTGGTTTACGCCCCGCGACGGGATGTACACCACCCTGCTGATGTCCACCGGGTTAACGTTCGGGACGATTTCCTCATTGTTCGGCCTGTCGCACGGCATTATTAACCAGAGCCAGTACACGGTCCTGGTCACGGTGGTCATCGGCAGCGCCGTGGTGCCGACGCTGATCGCCCAGGCCTTCTTCCGGCCGCAACCGGAGAGCGAAGAGGAGAACGGATCCCGAACGGTTACCCGGACTTCCGCGGAGCCGTTACAGAAAATTGCAGAAGGAGAGTAG
- a CDS encoding HEAT repeat domain-containing protein, whose product MAETYAQKLIAALEHPDPAVRRRAAWLLGRRRETGAVEALLAAVAANAGDPYLLETVVEALGLIGDPRALGTLTELLRSSYLPVRVQAARALGRLGGAAAREALREAARADPSAVVREAAAAALGEAGL is encoded by the coding sequence ATGGCTGAAACCTATGCCCAAAAGCTGATCGCCGCGCTGGAGCACCCCGACCCTGCCGTCCGGCGCCGGGCGGCCTGGCTCCTGGGGCGGCGGCGCGAAACGGGGGCCGTGGAGGCCCTGCTGGCGGCCGTCGCGGCCAACGCGGGCGATCCCTATCTCCTGGAGACGGTCGTTGAGGCCCTGGGGCTTATCGGCGACCCTCGGGCCCTGGGTACGCTTACGGAATTACTGCGCTCTTCCTACCTGCCGGTACGCGTCCAGGCCGCCCGCGCCCTGGGCCGCCTCGGCGGCGCGGCGGCCCGGGAGGCGCTGCGCGAGGCCGCCCGGGCCGATCCCAGCGCGGTGGTGCGCGAGGCGGCCGCCGCGGCGCTGGGGGAAGCAGGATTATAA
- a CDS encoding class I SAM-dependent methyltransferase gives MNDLRETMRARWNAKGRHYEHADAHGTKSPAEKERWRNILARMGPGSLDVLDIGTGTGFVALILAELGHRTTGVDWSVTMLDQARAKAREAGLETAFIEGEIEALPFPDASFDAVTARHVLWTLPEPERAIAEWYRVLRPGGRVLADFSPRRPGEKGHHYPPEIEERLPLNRDVSPGEVAALFVNAGFAGVDVEPLPRDPGSDRVTCLISGFRPREV, from the coding sequence ATGAACGACTTACGGGAGACGATGCGGGCGCGATGGAACGCCAAGGGCCGTCATTACGAACATGCCGACGCTCACGGTACGAAAAGCCCCGCCGAGAAGGAACGTTGGCGGAACATCCTGGCACGGATGGGACCCGGTTCGCTGGATGTGCTGGATATCGGAACGGGCACCGGATTCGTGGCGTTGATCCTGGCCGAGCTGGGACACCGCACAACGGGAGTCGACTGGTCCGTGACCATGCTCGACCAGGCCAGGGCGAAGGCCCGGGAGGCGGGCCTGGAGACGGCCTTCATCGAGGGGGAAATAGAGGCGCTTCCTTTTCCGGACGCGTCTTTTGATGCCGTGACGGCCCGGCACGTGCTCTGGACGCTGCCGGAACCGGAGCGGGCCATCGCCGAGTGGTACCGGGTGCTCAGGCCGGGCGGGCGGGTGCTGGCCGACTTCTCCCCCCGCCGGCCGGGGGAGAAGGGCCATCATTACCCTCCGGAAATCGAAGAGAGGCTGCCCCTGAACAGAGATGTCAGTCCGGGGGAAGTGGCCGCGCTTTTTGTGAACGCCGGGTTTGCCGGTGTGGATGTCGAGCCTCTCCCGCGTGATCCCGGCAGCGATAGAGTCACCTGTCTCATCAGCGGGTTCAGGCCCCGGGAGGTGTAA
- a CDS encoding DUF6062 family protein produces MDPDIDLIDTEIMGAMKLPGCPVCTLLVSIEDRYLRSLLREGICDAYVRARLRRGRGLCHRHAWALQELEAREFGDGMSNAILEEDILLSLLEEDLEQSEGRPSRRRWLRRRAKEEAGLPAGALRPGEPCAVCAHLESFTHIYCKRTADRVNGSYRDAYVSSDGLCLPHFIRTLDLMPGASERAAVIAMQRRKIEGLVGELREYIRKHDYRFRNEPKGPEQDAWIRAVRLLVGNREAHG; encoded by the coding sequence GTGGATCCCGATATAGATCTCATTGACACGGAGATCATGGGGGCGATGAAGCTCCCCGGCTGTCCCGTGTGCACGCTGCTTGTCAGCATCGAGGACCGTTACCTGCGCTCGCTGCTCCGCGAGGGGATCTGCGACGCATACGTCAGGGCCCGTCTCCGTCGGGGGCGCGGCCTGTGTCACCGTCACGCCTGGGCGCTCCAGGAACTGGAGGCGCGGGAGTTTGGCGACGGTATGAGCAACGCCATCCTGGAGGAGGATATTCTTCTGTCTCTCCTGGAAGAAGACTTGGAACAATCGGAGGGACGACCATCGCGGCGGCGGTGGCTGAGGCGGCGGGCAAAAGAAGAGGCCGGCCTCCCGGCCGGGGCACTTCGCCCGGGTGAGCCCTGCGCGGTCTGCGCGCACCTGGAGAGCTTTACGCACATCTACTGCAAACGCACGGCCGACCGGGTGAACGGCAGCTACCGCGACGCCTATGTTTCCTCAGACGGGCTGTGCCTGCCGCATTTTATCCGCACGCTGGACCTGATGCCCGGTGCCTCCGAGAGGGCGGCTGTTATAGCGATGCAGAGGCGAAAGATAGAAGGCCTGGTCGGCGAACTGCGGGAGTACATTCGCAAACACGACTACCGCTTCCGCAATGAACCTAAGGGGCCGGAACAGGACGCCTGGATCAGGGCGGTACGGCTGCTGGTCGGCAACCGTGAGGCTCATGGCTGA
- a CDS encoding dynamin family protein gives MSNGYAGHKAALQGALDELIAIVAEKGNRFAGDLLNESAARLRQETITLVVLGEFKRGKSTFINALLGDNVLPTAIVPLTAIPTIIRHGAQTGATVFYLDGREETIPVPDIPSFVTERGNPGNKKGVREVVLTHPSPYLARGVILVDTPGVGSVYEHNTEAAYGYLPRADAGVFIVSVDAPLGKTELSYLHDIRRYVGKMVFILNKADLAQGADLDEAFRFVRDTLREHLEVPEITLLPISAKQALEGKLTGDEALYRQSRMPELEGLLRAVAEKEKASLILSATASRAQRVINELTLGLELWRRGMDESLESLQEKMDAFTAELGVLEQEREDSIYLLYREVEKLGAWVGEEIENFKKKIQPELTARLEAYLAEVWPRSSVKEVAEKAKEFTKKIVLEALEAEQEQLREKIKNDFEAVAKRFFARIEAIVDRMMSVSAEIFNVPVHRTEYKEYILGDRYFYFHFWEHPTFIPAFEDLTVVSMLPKALLRKKVTDKARDKLAELLDRNCGRVRADLVTGLTERVREVAGELRLRADAVAFGLKGAVERAMADRQAGAEERAKALVKCEAELERLGRLRKTVEAVLGAF, from the coding sequence ATGAGCAACGGCTACGCCGGGCATAAAGCGGCCTTGCAGGGGGCTCTGGACGAACTCATCGCCATCGTGGCGGAGAAAGGCAACCGCTTCGCCGGGGATCTGCTGAACGAGAGCGCCGCCCGCCTCCGGCAGGAAACGATCACCCTGGTCGTCCTCGGGGAGTTCAAGCGCGGCAAGTCCACCTTCATCAACGCCCTGCTCGGGGATAACGTCCTGCCCACGGCCATCGTCCCTCTGACGGCCATCCCGACCATTATCCGCCACGGGGCGCAAACCGGGGCGACTGTCTTTTACCTTGACGGACGGGAGGAAACGATTCCCGTACCGGACATCCCTTCGTTCGTCACCGAACGCGGCAACCCGGGGAACAAGAAAGGGGTGCGGGAGGTGGTGCTGACCCATCCCTCCCCCTACCTGGCCCGCGGGGTGATCCTGGTCGACACGCCGGGGGTCGGTTCGGTCTACGAGCACAACACGGAGGCGGCCTACGGCTACCTGCCGCGGGCCGACGCCGGCGTTTTCATTGTCTCGGTGGACGCGCCGCTCGGGAAGACCGAACTCTCCTACCTGCATGATATCCGCCGGTACGTGGGCAAAATGGTTTTCATCCTGAACAAGGCCGACCTGGCGCAGGGGGCCGACCTGGACGAGGCCTTCCGTTTCGTGCGCGACACCCTGCGCGAGCACCTCGAGGTGCCGGAGATCACCCTGCTCCCGATCTCGGCGAAGCAGGCCCTGGAGGGGAAGCTGACCGGTGATGAGGCCCTTTACCGCCAGAGCCGCATGCCGGAGCTGGAAGGCCTGCTGCGCGCGGTGGCCGAGAAGGAGAAGGCCTCCCTGATCCTTTCGGCGACGGCATCCCGGGCGCAGCGGGTCATCAACGAACTGACGCTGGGGCTTGAGCTGTGGCGGCGGGGAATGGACGAATCGCTGGAGAGCCTGCAGGAGAAGATGGACGCCTTCACCGCCGAGCTGGGGGTTTTGGAACAGGAGCGCGAGGATAGCATCTACCTGCTTTACCGGGAGGTCGAGAAACTGGGCGCCTGGGTGGGCGAGGAAATCGAAAACTTCAAGAAAAAGATCCAGCCGGAACTGACCGCGCGCCTCGAGGCATATTTGGCCGAGGTCTGGCCGCGGAGCTCGGTCAAAGAGGTGGCCGAAAAAGCCAAGGAGTTCACGAAAAAGATCGTCCTGGAGGCCCTGGAGGCGGAGCAAGAACAGCTCCGGGAGAAGATCAAGAACGACTTCGAAGCAGTGGCGAAACGCTTCTTTGCCCGCATTGAGGCTATCGTGGACCGGATGATGAGTGTCTCGGCCGAGATCTTCAACGTCCCGGTGCACAGGACGGAGTACAAGGAGTACATCCTCGGGGACCGCTACTTCTACTTCCACTTCTGGGAGCACCCGACCTTCATCCCGGCCTTCGAGGACCTGACGGTGGTCTCGATGCTCCCGAAGGCGCTGCTCAGGAAAAAGGTGACGGATAAGGCGCGCGACAAGCTCGCCGAACTACTGGACCGCAACTGCGGCCGGGTGCGCGCCGACCTGGTGACCGGCCTCACCGAGCGGGTGCGGGAGGTGGCCGGGGAACTGCGCCTGCGTGCCGACGCCGTGGCCTTCGGCCTGAAGGGCGCTGTCGAGCGCGCGATGGCCGACCGGCAGGCGGGGGCGGAGGAGAGGGCGAAGGCCCTCGTCAAGTGCGAGGCCGAACTCGAGCGCCTCGGACGCCTGCGGAAAACCGTCGAGGCCGTCCTGGGGGCCTTCTGA
- a CDS encoding MFS transporter, with translation MPESKRETQSERQARTKNALRFIVLMGVVSLFADMTYEGAHSITGPYLSLLGASAAVVGFVGGFGELVGYALRLVSGYLADRTQRYWLITIAGYGINLLAVPLLAVTGRWEAAAFLIVAERFGKAIRTPARDAMLSHAAARVGRGWAFGLHEALDQIGAVTGPLIVAAALLFRNESYRAGFAVLLIPALIAIVILLTARYLYPDPQSLEVTHGDVRSYHEGQKLPRVFWLYILFTVTSIGGFAHFQLISYHLKGQGIVPDAHIPVFFAVAMGVDALVALPVGRLFDNKGLLTLTVLPLLTIPIPFLAFSKAYYPVLLGVVLWGAAMGIQETIMRAAIAAIIPPGRRGLAYGIFNTGYGAAWFLGSSLMGVLYGIAIPYAIAFAVALEILSLPLILMVRRNLLAGQG, from the coding sequence TTGCCGGAAAGCAAGCGTGAGACTCAAAGCGAACGTCAAGCTCGGACAAAGAATGCTCTACGCTTTATCGTCCTGATGGGCGTGGTGAGCCTCTTCGCCGACATGACCTACGAGGGCGCCCACAGTATCACTGGCCCGTACCTGTCTCTCTTGGGGGCGAGCGCCGCTGTCGTGGGCTTCGTCGGCGGCTTCGGGGAACTGGTGGGCTACGCCCTGCGCCTGGTTTCGGGCTACCTGGCCGACCGCACCCAGCGCTACTGGCTGATCACCATCGCCGGGTACGGCATCAACCTGCTGGCCGTGCCCCTCCTCGCCGTGACCGGCCGCTGGGAGGCGGCCGCCTTCCTGATCGTGGCCGAGCGCTTCGGCAAGGCCATCCGTACCCCCGCCCGGGACGCCATGCTCTCCCACGCCGCGGCGCGCGTCGGGCGGGGCTGGGCCTTCGGCCTGCACGAGGCCCTCGACCAGATCGGCGCCGTCACCGGCCCGCTGATCGTCGCCGCCGCCTTACTTTTCCGTAACGAGTCTTACCGGGCTGGTTTCGCCGTTCTCCTTATCCCGGCCCTGATCGCTATCGTCATCCTGCTGACCGCCAGGTACCTTTACCCCGATCCGCAATCGCTGGAGGTCACCCACGGCGATGTGCGGTCCTATCACGAAGGACAAAAACTGCCCCGGGTTTTCTGGCTCTACATCCTGTTTACGGTAACCAGTATCGGGGGCTTCGCGCACTTCCAGCTCATATCCTACCATTTAAAGGGTCAGGGAATTGTGCCCGACGCCCACATTCCCGTGTTTTTCGCCGTGGCCATGGGGGTGGACGCCCTGGTGGCCCTGCCCGTCGGCCGCCTGTTCGACAATAAGGGCCTCCTCACGTTGACCGTCCTGCCCCTGCTTACGATCCCGATCCCCTTCCTGGCTTTTTCAAAGGCCTATTACCCGGTTCTCCTGGGCGTCGTCCTCTGGGGCGCGGCCATGGGTATCCAGGAGACGATCATGCGGGCGGCCATCGCCGCCATCATCCCTCCGGGGCGGCGCGGCCTGGCCTACGGAATCTTCAACACCGGCTACGGGGCCGCCTGGTTTCTCGGCAGCAGCCTGATGGGCGTCCTGTACGGTATCGCCATTCCCTACGCCATAGCGTTTGCCGTGGCCCTGGAAATATTATCCCTGCCCCTTATTTTGATGGTGCGCCGGAATCTACTGGCTGGTCAGGGGTAA
- a CDS encoding universal stress protein, giving the protein MFKKIMVAYDGSEHARRAFAAGLNLAERYGATLDAVMVADLPDYAGTVGEVEDHKAQAQAFYEKSIEQVRWLARKSEVQVRTHLLFGHVGQILVRHAEEEKMDLVVVGARGLSRLQQLLMGSVSQFVSRHAPCAVLVVKEKPHQS; this is encoded by the coding sequence GTGTTCAAGAAGATTATGGTCGCCTACGACGGTTCGGAGCACGCCCGGCGGGCCTTCGCCGCCGGCCTGAACCTGGCGGAAAGGTACGGCGCGACGCTGGACGCGGTGATGGTCGCCGACCTGCCGGACTACGCCGGCACCGTGGGGGAGGTCGAGGACCATAAGGCGCAGGCCCAGGCCTTCTACGAAAAGAGCATCGAGCAGGTCAGATGGCTCGCGCGCAAGAGCGAGGTCCAGGTGCGGACGCACCTCCTCTTCGGTCACGTCGGCCAGATCCTGGTCCGCCACGCCGAGGAAGAGAAGATGGACCTGGTGGTTGTCGGAGCGCGGGGGCTGAGCCGCCTGCAGCAACTGCTTATGGGCAGCGTTTCCCAGTTCGTTTCCCGCCACGCCCCCTGCGCGGTGCTGGTGGTCAAGGAGAAGCCGCATCAATCGTAG